The sequence TTTAAACCGCAGCGTCCTGAGAAGGCCGAGGCGTAAATCGTTGCCACATCTCGCTGAGCCAAAAAAGTCGGACCCAGTGACTGCATCAAGGTGATCGCCGTATCGAAATCTCTGCGATCCATCGCTCTTTTGGCTTCGTAGTAAACCGCTTCTCGCGTGTCTTTTTTTGCCGTTTCCTTGAGGACGTTTTCGCAACCCAAAAAAGGTAACAGAAGAAAAATACAGAAGAGTTTTCTCATCTTAGAACCTCAAAAGAAATTTAGCAGCCACACGCTCGTCCCTGATCGGGAGTTCATCGGTGCCAATCTCTTCGTTGTAGTATGCCATTTGAAATTGAAAAAACCGGGTCGCCCACTCAAATCCACCGGTGAGATAGCCCCGATTGTATCCCGCGCGTAAAAATAATCTATCACCTAAGTTAATTTCGTACCCAGCATGGAGCTTTCTCTCTGCGTCGCCTTTGTTGGTGACATCATCATACTCGATGGTGAACGTGCTGCGCATATCGTTCGAATGAATAGGAAAAAGAGCCATCGCAATATCAACCGACATCGGAATTTTCGCCGGTGCGAGGTCATCCGGATAGTTTCTCGTGCTGTTTCCTAATGTGAACGAAGTATCTCCCACATCTTTGGCGATCACCGAAAGCGTTGGTAAAACAGTGGTGGGCGACGAAACTGACATCGCAACGTCGGCGCCCAAACCTAATCCACCTCTTCCGTAATTTTTAATATCAAGGCCTTGGACTGCAGGATCCACATCACCGTCGTGAGCGACGCGATCAATGGCTTTCACAGATGCACCCAACTTAAGAATACCTCCATAAGCACTCCAATTGTAGCCGACCACTGCCGCGAGATCGCTGGTGTACTTCAATCTTAAAAAGTCATTGGCCACTAAACGCTCGGCTTGAACTTCATTCTTCGCCAAAAATCCGATACCAAAGTTACGAGTCGCAAAGGATGGAAAAATTTGACTGCGATAAAAATAGCGATCTCCTTGTTTACCCGCGAGCTCGTCGTAAACTTCGGGGATATCAGCGCCGTTAATAATCGCTAGATCTTGAACCGTCTTTACACTTTGAGTGTTGGTCGTCACTTCAGGATCGATGATTGTGAGGTAAGGCTCACGCAAGCGACCAAGACCATTGGGATTTAGCAAAAGGGCCGTCTCATCATTGACCACAGCAATTGCGGCTCCACCCATCCCCATCTGACGGATCCCTTGGTAAAAATCAGCAGCGGCAAGACCCGACGCTGACGTTAAAAATAAAATCGCAAAAATAAAGCGAGAAAGTTGTTGGCGCATTCAACTTTTAGTATGTTTCAGATTGAGAAAAAACGCCTTCATTCTCTCCCAACACTGAGGGGAAACCAGACATAGGAAGAGTGTGAGTTTTGCCGCTTTTTTTCGAGGCCGATTGACCAAGAAGTGGACGCTTATTCCAGGCTTTTCTCTAGTGACTTTGAACGCTCATTTCGAGACGTAAGGTGGGTTTTTCATCAAGAATTCCACAGTTCTACCGATAGATAGAGCTCACGAGGTTGCATCATGAAAAAAATTATTCTTCTGAGTCTCTTTGCTCTGGCGATCACGAACTGCGAAAGCAAAGACGACGATAAAATTTATGCCGCTCAACAATGTTTAAATACGGCCACCCCCGCGACTGTTGACGCCTGCGTCGCAAAAGTTCAGGGTTTGTCGTCAAACCAATCCTACGTCATCCGCTGCTCTGCCGACTTTATCCGACAAAAAATTAGTACGAGCCGAATCGTGAATGCGCTCGAGGATCTCGATAACGGAACAGGCGATGTAACAACAACAGCTTTATCCTTTTTCACATTTAAAGATGATATCAGCAATCCCTCAAACACCGGAAAAGTTTTAGTCGCCTCCGCCGTCGAGAATTGTTCAAAAACAGGATCGCCCATTCTTAAAGATTTGGCGTTACTGAGCCAGATGGCCACGCTATTGACCAGCATCGCGGGGCTTACCGGATCGATCACCGACGAGGGACTTGACCCTGCAGCACTCGAGGCCTGGCTGGCCGGCCAAAACTCCGGCACGATCAATGCTCTGCCGGCCGGAGATCTTGAGGCTCTCGGCAATGTCATTATCCAAGCTCAGCCTTCGTATTGCGGCAATGGCGGACAATTCGAGGGAACGGAAGTGTGCACCGACTTGAATCAAGCTGTAAACAGTGGCGATCCCTTGCAAATCGCAAAAGATCTCCTAAACCAATTGAAAAATTAATTCGGGCGCGCACCACGGACGGGCCTCAGAAGATAAAAAAAAACCGGCAGAGACGCCGGTTTTTTTATTTTTCACTCTCTCAAGAAGCTTAAACGCTTCGGATTGAGTAATATTCTGTAAACAGGTTCGAAGAGAATTGGAATGGAATGTACTCGAGACCTGGAACCGATTTGATGGTGCCAATCGCTTTACCAGACGTATCTGCCTTAGCTAAGTAGTCAGGCATTTCCATGCGAGGAGATTCCTTCGCCTTTAGTACAACTTGGTGATTGTAAGACGCTTCTTTCAAAGCAATTTTATCACCCACGCGAAGAACGACAGAGCTCACGCGAACTTTTTTATCGTTCACTAAAACATGTCCATGAGCCACGAGCTGACGTGCAGACATGATGCTAGGTGCGAGACCTAAGCGGAAAACAACGTTGTCTAAACGAAGCTCCAGACGACCCGCCAACTGGTTAATCCAGCTTTTAGAAGCATCACCACGTTGTGCATCACGGATAAAACGACGAAGTTGTTTTTCGCGAAGTCCGTAATGGAACATGACCTTTTGTTTTTCTTCTAATTGAAGTGCGTAGTTCGAAAATTTCTTTCTTTTGTTTCCGTGTTGTCCCGGAGGATATGGGCGACGCTCAAGGGCTCCTGGTTTACCAAGTCCAGGAAGTTCGACTCCAAGTCGACGTT comes from Bdellovibrionales bacterium and encodes:
- the rpsD gene encoding 30S ribosomal protein S4 — protein: MAKTEKRRARFRIQRRLGVELPGLGKPGALERRPYPPGQHGNKRKKFSNYALQLEEKQKVMFHYGLREKQLRRFIRDAQRGDASKSWINQLAGRLELRLDNVVFRLGLAPSIMSARQLVAHGHVLVNDKKVRVSSVVLRVGDKIALKEASYNHQVVLKAKESPRMEMPDYLAKADTSGKAIGTIKSVPGLEYIPFQFSSNLFTEYYSIRSV